The Lutra lutra chromosome 15, mLutLut1.2, whole genome shotgun sequence genome includes a region encoding these proteins:
- the LOC125085615 gene encoding olfactory receptor 10K2, producing the protein MYRPWSGANETLVRDFVFLGFSSLAGLQRLLFIAFLPLYLFTLGTNAIIISTIILDRALHTPMYFFLAILSCSETCYTFVIVPKMLVDLLAQKKTISFLGCAIQMFTFLFLGCSHSFLLAAMGYDRYVAICNPLRYTELMGHRVCVGLVAAACVCGFTIAQIITSMVFHLPFHSSNQLHHFFCDISPVLKVASHHTHLSQIVIIMLCALVLVVPLLLILVSYIHIISAIVQFPSTLGRYKAFSTCASHLIVVIIHYGCASFIYLRLKSTSSSSQDALISVSYTILTPLFNPLIYSLRNKEFRSALCRSVERTISLPQR; encoded by the coding sequence CGTCTTCCTTGGCTTCTCTTCTCTGGCTGGGCTGCAGCGACTGCTCTTCATAGCCTTCCTGCCCCTCTACCTGTTCACCCTGGGCACCAATGCCATCATCATTTCCACCATCATTCTGGATAGAGCCCttcacacccccatgtacttcttccttgccaTCCTCTCCTGCTCTGAGACCTGCTACACTTTCGTCATTGTACCCAAGATGCTGGTGGACCTACTGGCCCAGAAGAAGACCATCTCCTTCCTGGGCTGTGCCATCCAGATGTtcaccttcctcttccttggCTGTTCTCACTCCTTCCTGCTGGCAGCCATGGgttatgaccgctatgtggccatctgtaacccTCTGCGCTACACGGAGCTCATGGGACACCGGGTGTGTGTGGGACTAGTGGCTGCTGCCTGTGTCTGTGGCTTTACTATTGCACAGATTATCACCTCCATGGTATTTCATCTGCCTTTCCACTCTTCTAATCAGCTCCATCATTTCTTCTGTGACATCTCCCCTGTCCTCAAAGTGGCATCTCACCATACCCACTTGAGTCAGATTGTCATCATCATGCTCTGTGCATTGGTCCTAGTTGTCCCCCTGTTACTGATTTTGGTATCTTATATACACATCATCTCTGCCATAGTCCAGTTTCCTTCCACATTAGGCAGGTACAAAGCTTTCTCCACCTGTGCATCCCACCTCATTGTTGTCATAATCCATTATGGTTGTGCCTCTTTCATCTACTTAAGGCTCAagtccacctcctcctccagccaaGATGCTCTCATATCTGTCTCCTACACCATCCTCACTCCATTGTTCAACCCGCTGATTTATAGCctcagaaataaagaattcagGTCAGCACTTTGTAGATCTGTGGAAAGAACCATTTCCCTGCCACAACGTTAA